A window of the Candidatus Margulisiibacteriota bacterium genome harbors these coding sequences:
- the thiH gene encoding 2-iminoacetate synthase ThiH: MNRREFERIIRGEIALPDLMVAARRETLKHFGRTIQLYAPLYLSNECVNSCIYCGFNRRSKIKRVTLTLEEALQEADCVSREGFEHLLVLTGEYPSKAPVSYLRQIITELKKKFTSISIEVYPMQTEEYRSLIEAGVDGLTIYQETYHRPTYQAVHPDGPKRDYDWRYGAPARAAEAGMRKVGLGFLLGLYDWREEALKLAEHVSSLLKDYWQTQLQISFPRINPAETNYQVKYPVSDADFLRLICALRLLFPEIGFTLSTREKAAFRDQIFQFGMTQMSAGSKTAPGGYALDAQSGKQFDISDERTPQEVVAALRAAGYEPVWKDWERILG, encoded by the coding sequence ATGAACCGGCGGGAATTTGAACGGATCATCCGTGGAGAGATCGCGCTTCCGGACCTAATGGTCGCCGCCCGGCGGGAAACCCTGAAACACTTCGGCCGGACGATCCAACTTTACGCCCCGCTTTATCTCTCCAACGAATGCGTTAACAGTTGTATCTACTGCGGTTTTAACCGCCGCTCGAAGATCAAACGGGTGACCTTAACTTTAGAAGAAGCGTTACAGGAAGCTGATTGCGTCAGTCGGGAGGGCTTTGAGCATCTGCTGGTCCTGACCGGAGAATATCCAAGCAAAGCCCCGGTCAGTTACCTGCGCCAGATCATTACCGAATTAAAAAAGAAATTTACGTCGATCTCGATCGAGGTCTATCCAATGCAGACCGAAGAGTACCGCTCTTTGATCGAAGCGGGGGTCGACGGGCTGACGATCTATCAGGAAACGTACCATCGCCCGACGTACCAGGCGGTCCATCCGGACGGGCCGAAACGGGATTACGATTGGCGCTACGGCGCGCCGGCGAGAGCGGCTGAAGCCGGAATGAGAAAAGTCGGCCTTGGTTTTTTGCTCGGACTTTATGACTGGCGCGAAGAAGCGTTGAAACTGGCGGAGCACGTTTCCTCTCTCTTGAAAGATTATTGGCAAACCCAGCTGCAGATCAGTTTTCCCCGGATCAATCCGGCGGAAACGAACTATCAGGTGAAATACCCTGTTTCCGACGCTGATTTCCTTCGTTTGATCTGCGCTTTGCGGTTGCTCTTTCCCGAGATCGGCTTTACTTTATCGACCAGGGAAAAGGCCGCTTTCCGCGACCAGATCTTTCAATTCGGCATGACCCAGATGAGCGCCGGTTCCAAGACCGCTCCGGGCGGCTACGCGCTCGACGCTCAAAGCGGCAAGCAATTTGATATTTCCGATGAACGGACCCCGCAAGAGGTGGTCGCGGCCTTGCGGGCGGCCGGGTATGAGCCGGTCTGGAAGGATTGGGAGAGGATCCTGGGATGA
- a CDS encoding acetylxylan esterase, with protein sequence MASPEALSFKSLWQQTSIETGASLIKQYSVKGLRVKEVYYSGRPQSGQATRIFGYYCYPEHFTPLPALLIAHGGGGSADINTALRWARYGYAVLVIDLPGKGKQRRRSRSTGPDMDVKNLLNTADPASNYLLFAVAAARNGIDFLSKQPEVDRNKIGMMGLSWGGVLTLLTNGQEPRLKAAVNVFGAGFIPEGCTWQEQFRSKSHLERVHWNKLLDPSNFLASQRSPILFITGTNDHCYYLHTFQKSYDRVKMDKQFYLVPNLRHQFSSGTAAVARTWFDRHLKVRRNFPKVNLLYGLAPGGVTITAEVSSDYPTSNVRLYYATGKVSGWTRKSWQKITGTPENNKYTFFVPGSLIAPEIVFFVSAVDNEWGASSTLARSLFRLALDKKQVSYAVSAPISRLYDHQAPYFVLSRYKMPKRLKLAYSISEEAYRINPLPEPRQARGLLSKWFFFLKVRQVSLIAPRVLDK encoded by the coding sequence ATGGCTTCCCCGGAAGCGCTGTCGTTTAAAAGTCTATGGCAGCAGACCTCGATCGAAACCGGCGCCAGCTTGATCAAGCAGTACTCGGTGAAGGGGCTCCGGGTCAAAGAAGTCTACTATTCCGGCCGCCCGCAAAGCGGCCAGGCAACCAGGATCTTTGGTTACTATTGTTACCCGGAACATTTCACCCCGCTCCCCGCCCTGCTTATTGCCCACGGCGGCGGCGGCTCGGCCGATATTAACACCGCGCTCCGCTGGGCACGCTATGGTTACGCGGTCCTGGTGATCGACCTCCCGGGCAAAGGAAAACAACGCCGGCGGTCGCGCTCGACCGGCCCCGACATGGACGTCAAGAACTTACTCAACACGGCCGACCCCGCCAGCAATTACTTATTGTTCGCCGTGGCGGCCGCCCGGAACGGGATCGATTTTCTCTCCAAGCAACCGGAAGTCGACCGGAACAAAATCGGGATGATGGGCTTGTCCTGGGGCGGGGTTCTGACCCTCCTGACCAATGGCCAGGAACCTCGGCTAAAAGCGGCGGTCAACGTGTTTGGCGCCGGCTTTATCCCCGAAGGGTGCACCTGGCAAGAGCAGTTCCGGTCAAAAAGCCACCTGGAAAGAGTCCACTGGAACAAACTGCTCGATCCAAGCAATTTTCTGGCCAGCCAACGGTCGCCGATCCTTTTTATTACCGGGACCAACGACCATTGTTATTATCTCCATACTTTCCAGAAAAGTTATGATCGGGTAAAAATGGACAAGCAATTTTACCTGGTCCCGAATCTCCGGCATCAATTCTCGTCGGGGACCGCCGCGGTCGCCCGAACCTGGTTCGATCGCCATTTAAAAGTGAGGAGAAATTTCCCGAAGGTCAATTTGCTTTATGGCTTGGCCCCTGGCGGCGTAACTATCACCGCGGAAGTTAGCAGCGATTATCCAACCAGTAATGTCCGGTTATACTACGCGACCGGGAAGGTCAGCGGTTGGACGCGAAAATCATGGCAAAAGATCACCGGCACCCCGGAAAATAATAAATACACTTTTTTCGTTCCCGGTTCGCTGATCGCGCCGGAGATCGTCTTTTTTGTCAGCGCGGTCGACAATGAATGGGGCGCCAGTTCAACCCTGGCCCGCTCACTCTTCCGGTTAGCTTTAGACAAGAAACAAGTAAGTTACGCGGTGTCGGCCCCGATCTCCCGCCTCTACGACCATCAAGCCCCTTACTTCGTTCTTAGCCGCTATAAAATGCCAAAGCGGTTAAAACTGGCTTACTCAATCAGCGAGGAAGCGTACCGGATCAACCCCCTGCCGGAGCCAAGACAGGCGCGGGGCTTATTGTCCAAATGGTTCTTTTTTCTCAAAGTCAGGCAGGTAAGCCTCATTGCTCCGCGGGTCCTGGATAAATAA
- a CDS encoding radical SAM protein produces the protein MSLTNCQLCGHRCGIDRLAGQRGLCGAGAKIEISSYCLHHGEEPVISGAKGSGTIFFTHCSLRCVFCQNYQISQGASKQQEVSSEELSGIMLQLQNQGAHNVNLVSPTHYGPQIVEALKEARANGLKLPVVWNSSGYDSLELLEALDGLVDIYLPDFKYGDDSAALKYSGAKNYFETAKAAIFEMFRQVGDLALAEDGIARRGLIVRHLVLPGGLAGSRAVLDYLALSPDLFVSLMAQYSPRHRAAEFPELATSLTAAEYNEVVAYAERIGLDNLFIQDPRSNEAYLPDFEKKEPFGQ, from the coding sequence ATGAGTTTAACTAACTGCCAGCTTTGCGGGCATCGCTGCGGGATTGACCGATTGGCCGGCCAGCGGGGACTCTGCGGAGCCGGCGCGAAAATTGAAATTTCTTCCTATTGCCTCCACCACGGCGAAGAACCGGTCATTTCCGGCGCCAAAGGATCGGGGACGATCTTTTTTACCCACTGCAGTTTGCGCTGTGTTTTTTGCCAGAATTACCAGATCAGTCAGGGGGCAAGTAAGCAGCAAGAAGTAAGCAGCGAAGAGCTTTCCGGCATTATGCTTCAACTGCAAAACCAGGGGGCGCACAATGTCAATTTGGTTTCACCGACCCATTATGGCCCGCAGATAGTTGAAGCCTTGAAGGAAGCTCGAGCCAATGGCCTCAAACTGCCGGTCGTTTGGAACTCCAGCGGCTATGACAGCTTAGAACTCTTAGAGGCGCTTGACGGCTTGGTCGACATTTATCTCCCTGATTTTAAATACGGCGACGACTCGGCCGCTTTGAAATACTCCGGCGCGAAAAATTATTTTGAGACCGCCAAGGCGGCAATCTTTGAAATGTTCCGGCAAGTCGGAGATTTAGCGCTTGCTGAAGACGGAATAGCGAGGCGGGGGTTGATCGTTCGTCATCTTGTTTTGCCCGGTGGACTGGCCGGAAGCCGGGCGGTCCTCGATTATTTGGCTCTTTCCCCTGATCTTTTCGTTAGCTTGATGGCGCAGTATAGTCCGCGTCACCGGGCGGCCGAATTTCCCGAATTGGCGACTTCTCTAACCGCCGCGGAATACAATGAGGTTGTCGCTTATGCCGAGAGGATTGGGCTGGATAATTTATTTATCCAGGACCCGCGGAGCAATGAGGCTTACCTGCCTGACTTTGAGAAAAAAGAACCATTTGGACAATAA
- a CDS encoding thiazole synthase: MKDLLVIAKKKFKSRLLLGTGKFSSPQVMKKALEASGSEIVTVALRRVDLENPRDHILGYINPKKYLILPNTSGARSADEAVRLARLAKAFGLPTWVKLEVTPDPRFLLPDPIETLKAAEILVKEGFKVLPYINADPVLAKRLEEAGCVTVMPLGSPIGSAQGIRTRANIEIIIQQAKVPVVVDAGLGSPAHAAEALEMGAAAVLVNTAIAAADDPVAMAAAFKLGVAAGRQAYLAGMIGGSPLARASSPLHL; this comes from the coding sequence ATGAAGGATTTGCTGGTTATCGCCAAGAAAAAGTTTAAATCCCGGCTCCTGCTCGGGACCGGGAAGTTTTCTTCCCCCCAGGTGATGAAGAAAGCGCTTGAAGCTTCGGGGTCGGAGATCGTGACCGTCGCCTTGCGCCGGGTCGACCTGGAAAATCCCCGTGATCATATCCTAGGTTATATTAACCCCAAAAAATACCTGATCCTCCCGAATACCTCGGGAGCAAGAAGCGCCGACGAAGCGGTCCGGCTGGCAAGATTGGCGAAAGCTTTTGGCCTCCCGACTTGGGTCAAACTGGAAGTAACCCCTGATCCGCGTTTTCTGCTCCCTGATCCGATCGAGACCTTAAAGGCGGCCGAAATCCTGGTGAAGGAAGGGTTTAAAGTCCTTCCTTATATTAATGCCGATCCGGTCCTGGCTAAGCGGTTGGAAGAGGCGGGGTGCGTGACTGTTATGCCGCTTGGTTCGCCGATCGGCTCCGCCCAGGGGATACGGACCCGGGCGAACATTGAGATCATAATCCAACAGGCGAAAGTGCCGGTGGTCGTCGACGCCGGTCTGGGGAGTCCCGCCCACGCCGCCGAAGCGCTGGAGATGGGGGCGGCGGCGGTTTTGGTTAACACCGCAATCGCGGCGGCCGATGACCCGGTCGCGATGGCTGCGGCTTTTAAGTTGGGGGTGGCCGCGGGACGGCAGGCTTATTTGGCCGGAATGATCGGTGGCAGTCCTCTTGCCCGTGCTTCCAGCCCCTTGCATTTATGA
- the thiS gene encoding sulfur carrier protein ThiS: MIKIIVNGREWQVPADASIADLLGKFKVPPRACAVELNGRIVKRDKFQKTSLKEQAVVEIIRMMGGG, from the coding sequence ATGATTAAAATTATTGTTAACGGCCGGGAATGGCAGGTACCGGCCGACGCGTCGATCGCCGATCTGCTCGGGAAATTCAAAGTCCCGCCCCGGGCCTGCGCGGTCGAGCTTAACGGCCGGATCGTTAAACGGGATAAGTTCCAGAAAACCAGCCTGAAAGAGCAGGCTGTCGTTGAGATAATCCGGATGATGGGCGGCGGCTAA